The proteins below come from a single Piscinibacter gummiphilus genomic window:
- a CDS encoding methyl-accepting chemotaxis protein produces MRTRLGLGFGAVLALLLVMTGVAYVQMERTSHAMGDLSASSQRASLVTEWRSKTQLNLARTIAIAKASGQPDVEAYFEPQIKATTQEISALKETLDKRMTSEISRQLMQDIATRRDTYIELRNQMQAHVKAADPFAVEALLKEKLLPAADAYLAAMSALQKTERDATDAEEAALRSTLAMAKGVLIALALASLAVGAGMAFVITRSVVLPVHEAVRAATAIAANDLSHTVNSERRDEMGDLLRALNTMQVSLSGVIGQVRHATDSISTASAEIASGNSDLSSRTEQAASNLQQTASSMEELTATVKHSADSARQANQLAASAAEVAQRGGSVVSQVVSTMDEINASSKKISDIIGVIDGIAFQTNILALNAAVEAARAGEQGRGFAVVAGEVRSLAQRSAEAAREIKGLIGNSVDKVEAGSRLVADAGATMTEIVNSVQRVTDIIGEISTAASEQSDGIGQVNVAVTQLDQMTQQNAALVEESAAAAESLREQAHRLADAMSVFRVAR; encoded by the coding sequence ATGCGCACCCGGCTCGGCCTGGGTTTCGGTGCCGTACTCGCCCTGCTGCTGGTGATGACCGGCGTGGCCTATGTGCAGATGGAGCGCACCTCGCACGCGATGGGCGACCTGTCTGCCAGCAGCCAGCGCGCCAGCCTCGTCACCGAGTGGCGCAGCAAGACGCAGCTCAACCTCGCGCGCACCATCGCCATCGCCAAGGCCTCGGGCCAGCCCGATGTCGAGGCCTACTTCGAGCCGCAGATCAAGGCGACCACGCAAGAGATCAGCGCCCTCAAGGAGACGCTCGACAAGCGGATGACGAGCGAGATCTCGCGCCAGCTGATGCAGGACATCGCCACACGTCGCGACACCTACATCGAGCTGCGCAACCAGATGCAGGCGCACGTGAAGGCGGCCGATCCGTTTGCCGTGGAAGCCCTGCTGAAGGAGAAGCTGCTGCCCGCTGCCGATGCCTACCTGGCCGCGATGAGCGCACTTCAGAAGACCGAACGCGACGCCACCGACGCCGAAGAGGCGGCCCTGCGCAGCACGCTGGCCATGGCCAAGGGTGTGCTGATCGCGCTGGCATTGGCCAGCCTCGCGGTCGGCGCCGGGATGGCCTTCGTCATCACCCGCTCGGTGGTGCTGCCGGTGCACGAGGCCGTGCGCGCCGCCACCGCCATCGCCGCCAACGACCTCTCGCACACGGTGAACTCTGAGCGCCGCGACGAAATGGGCGACCTGCTGCGTGCGCTCAACACCATGCAGGTCTCGCTGAGCGGCGTGATCGGCCAGGTGCGCCACGCCACCGACAGCATCAGCACCGCCTCGGCGGAGATCGCCTCGGGCAACAGCGACCTTTCCTCACGCACCGAGCAGGCCGCGAGCAACCTGCAGCAGACCGCCAGCTCGATGGAAGAACTCACCGCCACGGTGAAGCACAGCGCCGACTCGGCACGCCAGGCGAATCAACTGGCGGCATCGGCCGCCGAGGTGGCGCAGCGCGGCGGCAGCGTGGTCTCGCAGGTCGTGTCGACCATGGACGAGATCAATGCGAGCTCCAAGAAGATCAGCGACATCATCGGCGTGATCGATGGCATCGCGTTCCAGACCAACATCCTCGCGCTGAACGCGGCGGTCGAAGCGGCGCGTGCTGGCGAGCAGGGCCGCGGCTTTGCGGTGGTGGCCGGCGAGGTGCGCTCGCTGGCCCAGCGCAGCGCCGAAGCGGCGCGCGAGATCAAGGGCCTGATCGGGAACTCCGTCGACAAGGTGGAAGCGGGCTCACGGCTCGTGGCCGACGCCGGCGCCACGATGACGGAGATCGTGAACTCGGTGCAACGCGTGACCGACATCATTGGCGAGATCAGCACGGCCGCGTCTGAGCAGAGCGATGGCATCGGCCAGGTGAACGTGGCAGTGACGCAGCTCGATCAGATGACGCAGCAGAACGCAGCGCTCGTCGAGGAATCGGCCGCGGCGGCGGAGTCGCTGCGGGAGCAGGCGCATCGGTTGGCGGATGCGATGTCAGTGTTCAGGGTGGCGCGCTGA
- a CDS encoding chemotaxis protein CheW, translated as MDMIHEAAHVARHEAARAALAAQSGSEYLTFRLGAEEYGIDILKVQEIRSYEVPTRIANAPQFVKGVVNLRGVIVPIVDLRLKLGCDTAEYNSFTVVIVLNVKGRVVGAVVDSVSDVLELSAESIKPAPEMASAVDTSFITGISSVNDRMLIMMDIESLMASPDMGLMDESH; from the coding sequence ATGGACATGATTCACGAAGCAGCCCACGTCGCCCGTCACGAAGCGGCACGTGCCGCGCTGGCGGCCCAGTCGGGCAGCGAGTACCTGACCTTCCGCCTCGGCGCCGAGGAATACGGCATCGACATCCTGAAGGTGCAGGAGATCCGCTCCTACGAAGTGCCCACCCGCATCGCGAACGCTCCGCAGTTCGTGAAGGGCGTGGTCAACCTGCGTGGCGTGATCGTGCCGATCGTCGACCTGCGCCTGAAGCTCGGTTGCGACACCGCCGAGTACAACAGCTTCACCGTGGTGATCGTGCTCAACGTCAAGGGCCGCGTGGTCGGCGCCGTCGTCGACTCGGTCTCCGACGTGCTCGAACTCTCGGCCGAGTCGATCAAGCCGGCGCCCGAGATGGCCTCGGCCGTCGACACCAGCTTCATCACCGGCATCAGCAGCGTCAACGACCGCATGCTGATCATGATGGACATCGAGTCGCTGATGGCCAGCCCCGACATGGGCCTGATGGACGAATCGCACTGA
- a CDS encoding methyl-accepting chemotaxis protein, protein MTLNNVSVSRKLWGAILLLLAAMFSIALLAAYAASSVQAESGRQVALTHDLIERSALWKGLTDTAVTRGMANAISSDPAVGELFKENLANDTKKIAALRAEIGKLATTEADKAAMKTVAEKGAVLVAASKKATELVTAGDRTAVTAHVKGEYAQTAAGYLGAIDAFVELQRQKGEQAVAEAAQARQRILIAAFVGSGLVIGLGMLVAATLVHSIRQPLNESIRVAGAIAEGDLTQSISTNRRDEFGSLMRALQHMNESLGRVVGNVRASTDSISTASAEIATGNTDLSSRTEQTASNLQQAASSMEQLTGTVRQSADSARQANQLASSAAEVAQRGGSVVAQVVSTMDEINASSKKISDIIGVIDGIAFQTNILALNAAVEAARAGEQGRGFAVVAGEVRSLAQRSAEAAREIKGLIGSSVDKVEAGSRLVADAGATMSEIVGSVQRVTDIIGEITAASSEQSDGIGQINVAVTQLDQMTQQNAALVEESAAAAESLREQAHKLAEVVSVFRVARA, encoded by the coding sequence ATGACACTCAACAACGTTTCGGTCTCCCGCAAGCTGTGGGGCGCCATCCTGCTGCTGCTCGCAGCCATGTTCTCCATCGCCCTGCTGGCCGCCTACGCCGCTTCCAGCGTGCAGGCCGAATCGGGCCGCCAGGTCGCCCTCACGCATGACCTGATCGAACGCTCGGCCCTCTGGAAGGGTCTGACCGACACCGCCGTCACCCGTGGCATGGCCAACGCCATCAGCAGCGACCCCGCGGTGGGCGAGCTCTTCAAGGAGAACCTCGCCAACGACACGAAGAAGATCGCCGCGCTGCGCGCCGAGATCGGCAAGCTCGCGACCACCGAGGCCGACAAGGCCGCCATGAAGACCGTGGCCGAAAAGGGCGCAGTGCTCGTGGCCGCCAGCAAGAAGGCCACCGAACTCGTGACCGCCGGCGACCGCACCGCCGTGACGGCCCACGTCAAGGGCGAGTACGCACAGACCGCCGCCGGCTACCTCGGCGCCATCGACGCCTTCGTCGAGCTGCAGCGCCAGAAGGGCGAGCAGGCCGTCGCCGAAGCCGCCCAGGCCCGCCAGCGCATCCTGATCGCCGCATTCGTCGGTTCGGGCCTGGTGATCGGGCTCGGCATGCTCGTGGCCGCCACGCTCGTGCACAGCATTCGCCAGCCGCTGAACGAATCCATCCGCGTGGCCGGCGCCATTGCCGAAGGCGACCTCACGCAAAGCATCTCGACCAATCGCCGCGACGAGTTCGGCTCGCTGATGCGCGCCCTGCAGCACATGAACGAATCGCTGGGCCGCGTGGTGGGCAACGTGCGTGCGTCGACCGACAGCATCAGCACCGCCTCGGCCGAGATCGCAACAGGCAACACCGACCTCTCGTCGCGCACCGAGCAGACCGCCAGCAACCTGCAGCAGGCCGCCAGCTCGATGGAGCAACTCACCGGCACCGTGCGCCAGAGCGCCGACTCCGCCCGCCAGGCCAACCAGCTCGCCTCGTCGGCCGCCGAAGTGGCGCAGCGCGGCGGCAGTGTGGTTGCCCAGGTCGTGTCGACCATGGACGAGATCAACGCGAGCTCCAAGAAGATCAGCGACATCATCGGCGTGATCGACGGCATCGCCTTCCAGACCAACATCCTCGCGCTCAACGCGGCAGTGGAAGCCGCGCGTGCCGGCGAGCAGGGCCGCGGCTTCGCGGTGGTGGCCGGTGAGGTGCGCTCGCTGGCCCAGCGCAGCGCCGAAGCCGCGCGCGAGATCAAGGGCCTGATCGGAAGCTCGGTCGACAAGGTCGAGGCCGGCTCGCGCCTGGTCGCCGATGCCGGCGCCACGATGAGCGAGATCGTGGGTTCGGTGCAGCGCGTGACCGACATCATCGGCGAGATCACCGCCGCTTCGAGCGAGCAGAGCGATGGCATCGGCCAGATCAACGTGGCCGTGACGCAACTCGACCAGATGACGCAGCAGAACGCCGCGCTGGTGGAAGAGTCGGCCGCTGCCGCCGAATCTCTGCGCGAGCAGGCCCACAAGCTGGCCGAGGTGGTCTCGGTCTTCCGGGTGGCGCGCGCCTGA
- a CDS encoding methyl-accepting chemotaxis protein yields the protein MNLGKKLLAAPLLTVAVVLSVGAVSTVLQSRSAARSQASFKSDMENFRTVTSVQDQLAQSHASVYKTVALMSSLDDAKVKSFRTGLGNQLGGMKRTLAAVAEGDTDAALKDDVTALSQQIDKYGKLADSAIDLATVDPNTGIAAMQNADASFAAMTAAMGALVAKMESSSSAEMDAAAAAATRNSVLLGLLAGLACLGAVGAAWWMQRRVVRDLRRAVGVATAVAEGNLCTNVSTDRNDEVGDLMRSLGAMTHQLSSSLQTVMASSAQIQNASTEIASGNQDLSVRTEQTASNLQKAASSMEQLTGTVKQSADSAAQANQLASSAAEVAQRGGSVVSQVVSTMDEINASSKKIADIIGVIDGIAFQTNILALNAAVEAARAGEQGRGFAVVASEVRSLAGRSAQAAKEIKTLIGASVEKVETGSRLVADAGATMGEIVGSVQRVSDIIGEITAAASEQSQGISQVNDAVLQLDQMTQQNAALVEESAAAAEALKEQAIRLAQVVGSFKLEGASAQVAKVSAAPAPVHKPAPAAKATPQPAAVAKPAPAPVAPKPEAKPKPEPVAAAVPAKTPAAPAPATANAAPDDDWETF from the coding sequence ATGAATCTCGGTAAGAAGCTGCTGGCCGCGCCGCTGTTGACGGTGGCCGTGGTGCTGTCGGTGGGGGCGGTGAGCACCGTGCTGCAAAGCCGCTCGGCCGCCCGGAGCCAGGCGTCGTTCAAGAGCGACATGGAGAACTTCCGCACCGTGACGAGCGTGCAGGACCAGCTCGCCCAGTCGCACGCGAGTGTCTACAAGACCGTGGCGCTGATGAGCTCGCTCGACGATGCGAAGGTCAAGTCCTTCCGCACGGGCCTGGGCAACCAGCTCGGCGGCATGAAGCGCACGCTCGCGGCCGTGGCCGAAGGCGACACCGACGCCGCCCTCAAGGACGACGTGACCGCCTTGTCGCAGCAGATCGACAAGTACGGCAAGCTCGCCGACTCGGCCATCGACCTCGCCACCGTCGACCCCAACACCGGCATCGCCGCGATGCAGAACGCCGATGCCAGCTTTGCCGCGATGACGGCCGCCATGGGGGCGCTCGTGGCGAAGATGGAATCCTCGAGCAGCGCCGAGATGGACGCCGCCGCCGCCGCCGCCACGCGCAACAGCGTGCTGCTGGGCCTGCTGGCCGGTCTGGCCTGCCTGGGCGCCGTGGGCGCCGCCTGGTGGATGCAGCGCCGCGTGGTGCGCGACCTGCGCCGCGCCGTGGGCGTGGCCACCGCCGTGGCCGAGGGCAACCTGTGCACCAACGTCAGCACCGATCGCAACGACGAAGTGGGCGACCTGATGCGCTCGCTCGGCGCGATGACGCACCAGCTCAGCAGCTCGCTGCAGACGGTGATGGCCTCGTCGGCCCAGATCCAGAACGCCAGCACCGAGATCGCCTCGGGCAACCAGGACTTGTCGGTCCGCACCGAGCAGACCGCCAGCAACCTTCAGAAGGCCGCCAGCTCCATGGAGCAGCTCACCGGCACGGTGAAGCAAAGCGCCGACTCGGCTGCCCAAGCCAACCAGCTCGCCTCGTCGGCCGCCGAGGTGGCGCAGCGCGGCGGCAGCGTGGTCTCGCAGGTCGTCTCGACCATGGACGAGATCAACGCCAGCTCGAAGAAGATCGCCGACATCATCGGCGTGATCGACGGCATCGCCTTCCAGACCAACATCCTCGCGCTCAACGCCGCGGTGGAAGCGGCGCGTGCCGGCGAGCAGGGCCGCGGCTTCGCGGTGGTGGCGAGCGAAGTGCGCTCGCTGGCCGGCCGCTCGGCGCAGGCCGCCAAAGAGATCAAGACCCTGATCGGCGCAAGCGTCGAGAAGGTGGAGACCGGCTCGCGCCTGGTCGCCGATGCCGGCGCCACCATGGGCGAGATCGTGGGCTCGGTGCAGCGCGTGAGCGACATCATCGGCGAGATCACCGCCGCTGCCAGCGAGCAGAGCCAGGGCATCAGCCAGGTCAACGACGCGGTGCTGCAGCTCGACCAGATGACGCAGCAGAACGCCGCGCTCGTCGAGGAATCGGCCGCCGCGGCCGAGGCTCTGAAGGAGCAGGCGATCCGCCTGGCGCAGGTGGTCGGCTCGTTCAAGCTCGAAGGCGCGTCGGCCCAGGTGGCGAAGGTGTCGGCAGCTCCGGCGCCGGTGCACAAGCCGGCCCCGGCTGCCAAGGCCACCCCGCAGCCGGCCGCCGTCGCCAAGCCGGCGCCGGCGCCCGTGGCTCCCAAGCCGGAAGCGAAGCCAAAGCCCGAGCCGGTTGCGGCAGCCGTTCCCGCCAAGACGCCGGCAGCCCCGGCCCCCGCGACCGCCAACGCGGCGCCCGACGACGACTGGGAAACCTTCTGA
- a CDS encoding cache domain-containing protein: protein MRAHLTAIVVLSTLAFAPFAFAKEGNATAAEATAMVKKGVAFIKANGKDKGYTEISNKAGQFTDRDLYLVVYGLDGTVHAHGANEKMIGKNLIDLKDVDGKAFVKERVELAQAKGTFWQDYKFTNPVTKKIEPKSMYCEKLNDAVVCGGIYK from the coding sequence ATGCGCGCACACCTCACTGCCATCGTCGTCTTGTCCACCCTCGCCTTCGCACCCTTCGCCTTCGCCAAGGAAGGCAACGCCACCGCGGCCGAAGCCACGGCCATGGTCAAGAAGGGCGTGGCCTTCATCAAGGCCAATGGCAAGGACAAGGGTTACACCGAGATCAGCAACAAGGCTGGCCAGTTCACCGACCGCGACCTCTACCTCGTGGTCTACGGCCTCGACGGCACGGTGCATGCACACGGTGCCAACGAAAAGATGATCGGCAAGAACCTGATCGACCTGAAAGACGTGGACGGCAAGGCCTTCGTCAAGGAGCGCGTGGAACTGGCACAAGCCAAGGGCACCTTCTGGCAGGACTACAAGTTCACCAACCCGGTCACCAAGAAGATCGAGCCCAAGAGCATGTACTGCGAGAAGCTCAACGACGCCGTGGTCTGCGGCGGCATCTACAAATAA